A single region of the Pan troglodytes isolate AG18354 chromosome 18, NHGRI_mPanTro3-v2.0_pri, whole genome shotgun sequence genome encodes:
- the HMOX2 gene encoding heme oxygenase 2 isoform X2: MSAEVETSEGVDESEKKNSGALEKENQMRMADLSELLKEGTKEAHDRAENTQFVKDFLKGNIKKELFKLATTALYFTYSALEEEMERNKDHPAFAPLYFPMELHRKEALTKDMEYFFGENWEEQVQCPKAAQKYVERIHYIGQNEPELLVAHAYTRYMGDLSGGQVLKKVAQRALKLPSTGEGTQFYLFENVDNAQQFKQLYRARMNALDLNMKTKERIVEEANKAFEYNMQIFNELDQAGSTLARETLEDGFPVHDGKGDMRKCPFYAAEQDKGALEGSSCPFRTAMAVLRKPSLQFILAAGVALAAGLLAWYYM; this comes from the exons ATGTCAGCGGAAGTGGAAACCTCAGAGGGGGTAGAcgagtcagaaaaaaagaactcTGGGGCCCTAGAAAAGGAGAACCAAATGAG AATGGCTGACCTCtcggagctcctgaaggaagggaCCAAGGAAGCACACGACCGGGCAGAAAACACCCAGTTTGTCAAGGACTTCTTGAAAGGCAACATTAAGAAGGAGCTGTTTAAG CTGGCCACCACGGCACTTTACTTCACATACTCAGCCCTCGAGGAGGAAATGGAGCGCAACAAGGACCATCCAGCCTTTGCCCCTTTGTACTTCCCCATGGAGCTGCACCGGAAGGAGGCGCTGACCAAGGACATGGAGTATTTCTTTGGTGAAAACTGGGAGGAGCAGGTGCAGTGCCCCAAGGCTGCCCAAAAGTATGTGGAGCGGATCCACTACATAGGGCAGAACGAGCCGGAGCTACTGGTGGCCCATGCATACACCCGCTACATGGGGGATCTCTCGGGGGGCCAGGTGCTGAAGAAGGTGGCCCAGCGAGCACTGAAACTCCCCAGCACAGGGGAAGGGACCCAGTTCTACCTGTTTGAGAATGTGGACAATGCCCAGCAGTTCAAGCAGCTCTACCGGGCCAGGATGAACGCCCTGGACCTGAACATGAAGACCAAAGAGAGGATCGTGGAGGAGGCCAACAAGGCTTTTGAGTATAACATGCAG ATATTCAATGAACTGGACCAGGCCGGCTCCACACTGGCCAGAGAGACCTTGGAGGATGGGTTCCCTGTACACGATGGGAAAGGAGACATGCGTAAATGCCCTTTCTACGCTGCTGAACAAGACAAAG GTGCCCTGGAGGGCAGCAGCTGTCCCTTCCGAACAGCTATGGCTGTGCTGAGGAAGCCCAGCCTCCAGTTCATCCTGGCCGCTGGTGTGGCCCTAGCTGCTGGACTCTTGGCCTGGTACTACATGTGA